The Desulfomonilaceae bacterium genome has a segment encoding these proteins:
- a CDS encoding glycosidase, whose protein sequence is MRNVPDSGRQELLKRYEANPILTHSDWPYPINSVFNPGATMVDGQNLLLARVEDRRGFSHLCAARSPNGLTDWKIDPLPTFMPQPKGYPEETWGIEDPRITWLEDLGLWVVTYTAYSDVGPLVSLASTKDFVNFQRLGCVMPPEDKDAAIFPVKFNGRYAMLHRPVPSIEESGKHIWISFSPDLKHWGDHQVVLTARNGGWWDANKIGLSTPPLETSEGWLILYHGVKETVSGSIYRLGLALLDREDPSRALKRTDQWIFGPEESYERSGDVGNVVFPCGWILQGDELRVYYGGADSCVAIAIASLRDVLGFLKEGPLQS, encoded by the coding sequence ATGAGAAACGTTCCGGATAGCGGCCGTCAAGAACTCCTTAAAAGGTATGAGGCAAACCCTATCCTTACCCATAGCGACTGGCCATATCCCATAAATTCGGTGTTCAATCCGGGCGCTACAATGGTTGATGGCCAGAACCTGCTGTTGGCGCGAGTGGAAGATCGTCGGGGATTCTCACATTTGTGCGCTGCACGAAGCCCAAATGGACTTACTGACTGGAAAATTGATCCTCTGCCGACATTTATGCCGCAGCCCAAAGGGTACCCGGAAGAGACATGGGGAATAGAAGATCCCCGAATTACGTGGCTAGAAGATCTCGGACTGTGGGTTGTCACATACACTGCATATTCAGATGTCGGACCTCTTGTCTCCCTTGCGTCCACCAAGGATTTTGTGAACTTTCAGAGGCTCGGCTGTGTCATGCCTCCAGAGGACAAAGACGCCGCGATTTTTCCCGTTAAGTTCAATGGCAGATATGCGATGCTGCATAGGCCCGTACCGTCCATTGAGGAATCGGGAAAACACATCTGGATTTCTTTTTCCCCAGATTTAAAGCATTGGGGAGATCATCAGGTCGTATTAACCGCCAGAAATGGAGGCTGGTGGGACGCCAACAAAATTGGGCTTTCAACGCCACCGCTTGAGACTTCTGAGGGCTGGCTGATCCTGTATCATGGTGTAAAAGAGACTGTTAGTGGGAGCATTTACAGACTCGGCCTCGCCCTGCTGGACCGAGAAGACCCAAGCCGAGCGCTAAAACGGACTGATCAGTGGATATTTGGCCCTGAAGAGTCGTATGAACGCAGTGGCGACGTTGGTAATGTAGTCTTCCCGTGTGGCTGGATTCTCCAGGGGGATGAGTTGCGTGTCTATTATGGAGGCGCAGACAGTTGTGTAGCAATTGCCATTGCGAGTCTGCGTGATGTATTAGGCTTTCTTAAAGAAGGCCCCCTCCAGTCGTAA
- a CDS encoding RNA polymerase factor sigma-32, producing the protein MNYWTEADELKTYLNEIERYPVLTREQEVELANRYKGGDDDTAVNELITSNLRFVIKVALGYRNYGIKVMDLVQEGNIGLIKAVEKFDPDKGYRLISYAVWWIKAYIQNHIIRSWSMVKMGTTQAQRKLFYRVGDLPEATDFDVHLDNVSKLADRINVTDDEVIDMAARLKARDLSLDELLGDSSRDSFADTLRDERADQERDLADKQELENLKRWVDEAVDKLNPREKYIVEKRILSDEPETLKELGKHFGVTRERARQIERAALQKLKGRYQASELVAA; encoded by the coding sequence ATGAATTATTGGACTGAAGCCGACGAACTGAAAACTTACCTGAATGAAATAGAGCGCTATCCTGTGCTTACCCGAGAGCAAGAGGTTGAATTGGCTAACCGGTACAAGGGTGGCGACGATGATACGGCTGTGAACGAATTGATAACCTCTAACCTGCGTTTTGTCATAAAGGTAGCGTTAGGGTACCGCAACTACGGTATAAAGGTCATGGATTTGGTTCAAGAAGGAAACATAGGCCTGATTAAGGCTGTGGAAAAGTTTGATCCTGACAAGGGCTACAGGCTGATATCGTATGCCGTCTGGTGGATTAAGGCTTACATCCAGAACCACATTATCAGGTCTTGGTCCATGGTCAAAATGGGCACAACACAGGCTCAGAGGAAATTATTCTATCGCGTCGGCGACCTTCCCGAAGCCACTGATTTTGATGTGCATCTGGATAATGTTTCAAAGTTGGCGGACAGGATCAACGTGACGGACGATGAAGTAATAGATATGGCCGCCAGACTTAAAGCCAGAGATCTTTCTCTGGATGAACTCCTGGGTGATAGTTCCCGTGATTCATTCGCGGATACGCTCAGAGATGAGCGGGCAGACCAGGAGAGGGACCTTGCAGATAAGCAGGAGCTTGAAAACTTGAAACGGTGGGTAGATGAGGCTGTGGATAAGCTGAATCCACGCGAAAAATATATAGTTGAAAAACGGATACTGTCCGACGAACCTGAAACTCTGAAAGAATTGGGGAAACACTTCGGTGTTACGAGGGAGCGAGCGCGACAGATCGAAAGGGCCGCGTTGCAGAAGTTGAAGGGGAGATATCAGGCGTCGGAACTCGTAGCCGCATAA
- a CDS encoding ATP-binding protein: MSDLKEKLELKPQDLTWAAPPEGLISGTTASIEVAEDIVGQDRAIKAIKRGLAMKSHGYNIFVSGTNGTGRTATLKKLLEEFNVGGAVPDDLCYVNNFKDSDHPRLIVLPAGRGSAFRDQVAELITSLKKKIPAIFESEEFQTARNEIVNRHMGAQKALFKNFENKVTSQNFMMVQVQVGPFTRPDLAPVVVGNPMKIEQLEALVDEGKFSGDELTKIKATYKELSQEMEKIFKAARDIDKTIQEDLEKLGKDWIEPLLKDLMSQIRENFPSDAVKSYFDEVEADIVVHLDRFRPRLVPSPTGGEGASPPMLMPPDPTQFKYYEVNLLIDNSETSKPPVVIETTPTYRNLFGTIERVIDQGGAWYSDYRHVKAGSVLKANGGFLVLNSRDLIMEPGVWPTLKRNLRNRVAEVQAEPFGWFFNTALKPEKIPINLKVIMVGDAEVYDLLHWYDEDFRKIFKVKADFDISMNNTDENRKKVIGFIARVASEENLLPSDASGVEALTRLAVRWAGRKKKITIQLERIGDVLREADLIACEAGSDVIKAEHIETANADRIERVNMYEEKIQEYIEDGIIMIDTDGAKVGQINGLSVYSLPEISFGKPSRITVKTSMGKSGIISIEKEAELSGSSYDKGVLILTGYLRDRFAQDKPLNLTASITFEQSYSGVDGDSASSTELYALMSSLSCVPIDQGIAVTGSVNQNGEIQAIGGVNQKIEGYFKVCKAMGLTGRQGVVIPRSNIGDLALISEVVEAVKDGKFHIWQVDHVDQGIELLTGIPAGSPNDDGDYPEGTINFLVNQRLEDLAQGIKEFEESHENEAEEEQHEKEHSHPEE; encoded by the coding sequence ATGAGTGATCTTAAAGAAAAACTCGAACTGAAACCGCAGGATCTAACGTGGGCTGCTCCACCAGAAGGTCTGATATCGGGCACAACCGCATCAATTGAGGTGGCTGAGGATATAGTCGGCCAGGATAGAGCGATAAAGGCCATCAAACGCGGTCTGGCAATGAAGAGCCATGGGTACAATATTTTTGTTTCAGGCACTAATGGAACAGGCCGCACCGCAACATTGAAAAAGCTTCTCGAGGAATTCAATGTCGGCGGCGCCGTGCCGGACGATCTTTGTTATGTGAACAATTTCAAGGACTCCGACCATCCCAGGCTTATTGTTTTACCTGCAGGGCGGGGGTCGGCTTTCAGGGATCAGGTGGCGGAACTCATAACTTCTCTAAAGAAGAAGATCCCGGCTATCTTTGAAAGTGAGGAGTTTCAAACCGCGCGAAACGAAATCGTTAATCGCCACATGGGTGCGCAGAAAGCCCTGTTCAAGAATTTTGAGAACAAGGTCACTTCCCAGAATTTCATGATGGTTCAGGTTCAGGTCGGCCCGTTCACAAGACCGGATCTGGCGCCTGTTGTTGTCGGTAACCCTATGAAAATAGAACAGCTCGAAGCGCTGGTGGATGAAGGCAAGTTTTCCGGTGATGAGCTGACCAAGATAAAAGCCACTTACAAAGAGCTGTCTCAGGAAATGGAGAAAATCTTCAAGGCGGCTCGTGACATTGACAAAACGATACAGGAAGACCTCGAAAAACTGGGCAAAGACTGGATAGAACCACTGCTAAAGGACCTGATGAGTCAGATCCGGGAGAATTTCCCGAGCGACGCGGTAAAGTCCTATTTTGACGAGGTCGAGGCCGATATAGTTGTTCATTTGGATCGATTCCGGCCAAGACTTGTGCCATCTCCTACAGGCGGCGAAGGGGCGAGCCCGCCGATGCTGATGCCTCCAGACCCAACCCAGTTTAAATACTATGAAGTTAACCTACTCATCGACAACTCGGAAACCTCTAAACCACCGGTGGTGATCGAAACCACGCCGACGTACCGCAATCTTTTTGGGACTATAGAGCGGGTGATAGATCAGGGTGGTGCGTGGTACTCGGATTACAGGCATGTAAAGGCCGGGAGCGTGCTTAAAGCCAATGGCGGATTCCTGGTACTCAATTCCCGGGACCTCATAATGGAGCCGGGCGTATGGCCTACTCTGAAGAGAAATCTCAGGAACCGTGTCGCCGAAGTCCAGGCCGAACCTTTTGGATGGTTTTTCAACACGGCCCTGAAACCCGAAAAAATACCAATCAATCTCAAAGTCATAATGGTTGGCGACGCCGAGGTCTATGATCTGCTTCACTGGTACGATGAGGATTTTCGCAAGATTTTCAAGGTAAAGGCCGACTTTGACATCAGTATGAACAACACCGATGAAAACCGTAAGAAAGTAATTGGTTTCATAGCCCGCGTAGCTTCTGAAGAAAATCTTCTGCCTTCTGACGCAAGCGGCGTGGAGGCTTTGACTCGGCTCGCCGTTCGATGGGCCGGCCGCAAAAAGAAAATCACGATTCAGCTTGAACGTATAGGCGATGTATTGCGTGAGGCCGACCTGATCGCGTGTGAAGCCGGCTCGGACGTAATCAAGGCTGAACACATAGAGACTGCGAACGCCGATCGCATCGAGCGAGTCAACATGTATGAGGAGAAAATCCAGGAATACATTGAAGACGGGATCATCATGATCGACACCGACGGCGCCAAGGTTGGGCAAATCAACGGGCTCAGCGTATATTCGCTACCTGAGATATCATTTGGCAAGCCGTCACGCATCACAGTGAAGACGAGCATGGGTAAATCGGGCATCATTAGCATTGAAAAAGAAGCTGAACTATCCGGTTCCAGTTATGACAAGGGTGTTTTGATACTGACAGGATACCTCCGGGACCGTTTCGCCCAGGACAAACCGCTCAACCTAACGGCCAGCATAACTTTCGAACAGTCTTATTCGGGAGTGGATGGTGATTCCGCGTCCTCCACGGAGCTGTACGCTTTAATGAGTTCTCTTTCCTGTGTTCCTATCGATCAGGGGATAGCTGTGACGGGAAGTGTGAACCAGAATGGAGAAATTCAGGCCATCGGAGGCGTCAATCAAAAGATCGAGGGCTATTTCAAGGTTTGCAAGGCCATGGGTCTTACAGGACGCCAGGGAGTCGTGATCCCCAGGTCAAATATTGGCGATCTCGCTCTGATTTCTGAAGTCGTGGAAGCGGTGAAGGATGGAAAGTTCCACATTTGGCAGGTGGATCACGTTGATCAGGGAATAGAGCTGCTCACAGGTATACCTGCCGGTTCCCCGAATGATGATGGTGATTATCCGGAGGGCACGATTAATTTCCTGGTGAATCAAAGACTCGAAGATCTGGCCCAAGGGATCAAGGAGTTCGAGGAAAGCCATGAAAATGAGGCCGAAGAGGAGCAACACGAGAAAGAACACAGTCACCCCGAAGAATAA
- a CDS encoding D-sedoheptulose 7-phosphate isomerase — MKNEIGAIFQESARVRDKFLADNVEQIVEIVHQLIKVINRGDKILLFGNGGSAADCQHIAAEFVNRYRIERRPLPALALTTDTSVLTAIGNDYAFEDVFAKQITALGRKGDAVIGISTSGKSANVNKALSVARQSGLVTIGIGGAPDSPMKSFCDHYLAVYGSITPRIQETHMIIGHTIVEMLDMKLFGSV; from the coding sequence TTGAAAAACGAAATTGGGGCCATTTTTCAGGAAAGCGCGCGTGTCAGGGATAAGTTTTTGGCTGATAACGTGGAACAAATTGTCGAAATCGTCCATCAACTTATTAAAGTTATAAACAGAGGCGACAAGATTTTGCTTTTCGGCAACGGCGGGTCCGCTGCGGACTGCCAGCACATAGCCGCTGAATTCGTAAACCGCTATCGCATAGAGCGAAGACCATTGCCGGCTCTTGCGCTGACTACGGATACATCCGTGTTGACTGCTATTGGAAACGACTATGCCTTTGAGGATGTCTTTGCAAAACAGATTACGGCCTTGGGACGAAAAGGCGACGCGGTGATCGGAATAAGCACGTCAGGAAAGTCGGCCAATGTTAATAAGGCGCTTTCGGTCGCCCGGCAATCAGGTCTCGTGACGATTGGTATCGGCGGAGCTCCTGACAGCCCGATGAAAAGTTTCTGTGATCATTATTTGGCTGTATATGGCTCTATAACGCCTCGAATTCAGGAAACACACATGATTATAGGCCACACTATCGTCGAAATGCTCGATATGAAGCTTTTTGGCTCGGTGTAG